The DNA sequence CGTTAAAAATGTAGCATAAGCAGTTATTGCTGTTAGTACAGCATTTAACCCCTTTTTTTTCTGAGCTAAAATTCTATTAAATGTAATTACAGCTGATATATTTATAAATGCTCCTACAAAATTTGGATCTATATAAACTCCATTAAGTAGTTGTACTGTATATCTATAAGTACCTATCCATCCATCTAATTCTCGTCTAAATATAATTATATATAGTGAAAATATACAAGATGCAAATATATAACAGTTTAATAAAAACTTAATTTCTCTTGCATTTATATTTTTCATTGTTAATAATAAAAACATTATTAAATATGCTATATAAGATATATAAACACCTTTGTCTAGTGAATAGTTATATCTAATTAAATTTATACACATATAAAATATCAATAATATACAAAATACGTGCTCTATTCTAACAACTATTTTATGTCTTAAGTAATAAAGAGATAAAAACATTATTAAAATAATAGGTATATAATAATACTCTGTTATACCTAAATATCTATCGTTACATAAAAATACTGAGCATATAAATATACCTAAAATTAAAGTTGTAATAGATATACGCTCTTTTCCTATAACAATATTTGTATTTTCTTCATAGTTACTCATATTTAATTCATCCTCAATTTATTAAT is a window from the Paraclostridium sordellii genome containing:
- a CDS encoding O-antigen ligase family protein, which encodes MSNYEENTNIVIGKERISITTLILGIFICSVFLCNDRYLGITEYYYIPIILIMFLSLYYLRHKIVVRIEHVFCILLIFYMCINLIRYNYSLDKGVYISYIAYLIMFLLLTMKNINAREIKFLLNCYIFASCIFSLYIIIFRRELDGWIGTYRYTVQLLNGVYIDPNFVGAFINISAVITFNRILAQKKKGLNAVLTAITAYATFLTGSRGAMIALLMGCGIAFASYNKLKIKRIMIGILFILIIGFLLYMVMPEGTFERMFIDSYYDGSNITRFTNWALGIKSFFMKPIFGYGFVNSVDILINSFGYGHAIHNTYIVTLSQFGIIGSIPIVLILVNLIIQIKKLNICVLYSILVPSLFTAIIIEQNLAINFWFILTILYLIKIFIERNKNVDINQII